In the genome of Thermotoga sp., one region contains:
- a CDS encoding glycogen/starch synthase: MRVIFVSYEVFPFAKVGGLADVAGTLPKYLEKQGIEVFIVMPKHKMVEKNAEKFGYDLGKVASDVPVSYVKTDERFDIYESTLPGSSVKAYFVANEYYFSADDVYGGPDLGEQSIFFSAATLNLVKHLDLKPDVVHVNDWQTALIPVYLKTLYRDDPYFSRTATVFTIHNLGYQGVFDPKY; this comes from the coding sequence ATGAGAGTGATCTTTGTTTCATACGAGGTCTTTCCATTTGCGAAGGTGGGAGGTCTAGCAGATGTCGCCGGGACTCTCCCAAAGTATCTGGAAAAACAGGGAATAGAGGTTTTCATAGTGATGCCGAAACACAAGATGGTTGAAAAGAACGCAGAAAAGTTCGGCTACGATCTTGGAAAGGTGGCCAGTGATGTTCCTGTATCTTATGTGAAAACGGACGAAAGATTCGACATATACGAGTCTACACTTCCAGGAAGTAGCGTGAAAGCGTATTTTGTGGCGAACGAGTACTACTTTTCGGCCGACGATGTTTACGGTGGTCCCGACCTCGGAGAGCAGTCGATATTTTTCTCTGCAGCCACACTGAACTTGGTAAAACACCTCGATCTCAAGCCCGATGTGGTTCATGTGAACGATTGGCAGACGGCGCTCATTCCCGTTTATCTGAAAACTCTCTACAGGGACGACCCGTATTTCTCCAGGACCGCAACCGTCTTTACCATACACAACCTTGGTTATCAAGGTGTGTTCGATCCGAAGTACC